One part of the Cyclobacteriaceae bacterium genome encodes these proteins:
- the rpsM gene encoding 30S ribosomal protein S13 yields the protein MARIQGVDIPDNKRGEISLTYIYGIGRRTAQKILTGAGVDWDKKAKDWTDEESNAIRSIIAEGIRVEGALRSEVQLSIKRLMDIGCYRGLRHRKGLPVRGQTTKNNARTRKGKRKTVANKKKATKG from the coding sequence ATGGCAAGGATACAAGGTGTCGATATACCGGATAACAAAAGGGGCGAGATTAGCCTGACCTACATCTATGGTATTGGCCGAAGGACCGCTCAAAAGATTTTAACCGGTGCCGGAGTAGACTGGGACAAAAAAGCAAAGGATTGGACTGATGAAGAGTCTAATGCTATTCGTTCCATTATTGCCGAGGGCATCCGGGTGGAAGGTGCGCTTCGCTCCGAAGTTCAACTGAGCATAAAGCGCTTAATGGATATCGGTTGCTACCGTGGCTTGCGCCACCGTAAGGGTCTTCCGGTTCGCGGACAAACAACTAAAAACAATGCACGTACCCGAAAAGGAAAACGTAAGACAGTAGCGAACAAGAAGAAGGCTACGAAAGGTTAA
- the ykgO gene encoding type B 50S ribosomal protein L36, with product MKVKASIKKRSADCKIIRRKGKLYVINKKNPRYKQRQG from the coding sequence ATGAAAGTAAAAGCATCCATAAAAAAGCGTAGCGCTGATTGTAAGATTATCAGGCGCAAGGGCAAGTTGTATGTGATTAACAAGAAGAACCCGCGTTACAAGCAGAGACAAGGGTAA
- the infA gene encoding translation initiation factor IF-1 encodes MAKQKSIEQDGTIMEALSNAMFRVQLENGHEVLAHISGKMRMHYIRILPGDKVRLEMSPYDLTKGRIVFRYK; translated from the coding sequence GTGGCGAAACAGAAGTCGATAGAGCAAGATGGAACGATAATGGAAGCATTATCAAACGCCATGTTTCGTGTTCAGTTGGAAAACGGACATGAGGTACTGGCGCATATTTCCGGAAAGATGAGGATGCATTACATCCGAATACTACCGGGCGATAAGGTAAGACTGGAAATGTCGCCTTATGATTTGACAAAAGGGAGAATTGTATTTAGGTATAAATAG
- the map gene encoding type I methionyl aminopeptidase, with amino-acid sequence MVHLKTEEEIQIIKESALILGKTHGEIAKLVKPGVKTSVLDKVAEEFIRDHGGVPSFKNYNGSFPASLCISVNEVVVHGFPGNYELREKDVVAIDCGVYYKGFHSDSAYTYPLEGVDEKTLLLLERTYESLFKGIEQAKAGNRMGDVSHAIQSYVESFGYGVVRELVGHGVGKNLHEDPEVPNYGKRGKGVKLVAGMVFAIEPMINMGTKNVVQERDGWTIRTADRKPSAHFEHMVAIRDDKTEVLTTHKYIEENYSFKWRNRSR; translated from the coding sequence ATGGTCCACTTAAAGACTGAAGAGGAAATCCAAATCATCAAGGAAAGCGCCCTCATATTGGGCAAAACCCATGGTGAAATAGCGAAGCTGGTAAAACCTGGAGTGAAAACTTCGGTGCTGGATAAAGTGGCAGAAGAATTTATCCGTGATCATGGAGGGGTTCCATCCTTCAAGAATTACAATGGTTCCTTTCCTGCTTCACTTTGTATTTCAGTAAACGAAGTGGTTGTACATGGTTTTCCTGGCAACTATGAGTTGCGTGAAAAAGATGTAGTAGCCATTGATTGTGGAGTTTACTATAAAGGTTTTCATAGCGATTCAGCTTATACCTACCCGTTGGAAGGTGTGGATGAAAAAACTCTCCTGCTGCTGGAGCGAACGTACGAGTCCTTGTTTAAAGGAATCGAACAAGCTAAAGCAGGTAACCGAATGGGTGATGTGAGTCATGCCATTCAGAGTTATGTAGAAAGTTTTGGATATGGTGTGGTTCGGGAGTTGGTAGGGCATGGAGTGGGTAAAAACCTTCATGAAGATCCTGAAGTTCCGAATTATGGCAAGCGGGGAAAGGGTGTGAAACTGGTAGCGGGAATGGTTTTCGCCATTGAGCCAATGATCAACATGGGAACAAAAAATGTTGTTCAGGAGCGCGATGGGTGGACGATCAGGACAGCCGACAGAAAACCATCAGCCCATTTTGAGCATATGGTTGCGATACGGGACGACAAAACAGAGGTGTTAACGACACATAAGTATATAGAAGAAAATTATTCATTTAAGTGGCGAAACAGAAGTCGATAG
- the secY gene encoding preprotein translocase subunit SecY, translated as MKRFFTTIRNIFSIEDLRVRILNTMGFLIIFRLGSFIVLPGVDPVILAQNAVSGGIFDLLNTFLGGSFSRASIFALGIMPYISASIIVQLLGFAVPYFQKMQKEGESGRKRLNQITRVLTIFITGFQSYGYIRGTIPTEAITSPGLFFYVSSIVILIAGTMFCMWLGERITDKGIGNGISMLIMIGIVSRFPGAIIDEAVNNRGMQGALLFIIELLALFFVVMGVIMLTQATRRIPIQYAKQVIGNKLYGGKRDFIPLKLNSAGVMPIIFAQALMFIPALLAGIWRDSDIGAYIGSTFSDFTSWQYNLLFGSLILIFTFFYTAITINSNDIADNLKRNGGFVPGIKPGKQTAEFIDTVLSRITLPGALFLVIVAILPAFAVRAGVGQNFAQFYGGTSLLIMVGVILDTLQQIESYLLMRHYEGMMKSGRVKGRSQFAAA; from the coding sequence ATGAAGCGGTTCTTTACTACCATAAGGAATATTTTTTCGATTGAGGACCTAAGGGTGAGGATTCTTAACACCATGGGTTTCCTGATCATTTTCAGGCTTGGTTCATTTATCGTGCTGCCGGGCGTTGATCCGGTCATTCTTGCACAGAATGCGGTATCTGGTGGCATTTTCGATTTATTGAACACATTCTTAGGTGGTTCCTTCAGCAGGGCCTCTATTTTTGCATTGGGTATAATGCCCTATATCTCGGCATCTATTATCGTGCAATTGCTGGGTTTTGCTGTACCGTATTTTCAAAAAATGCAAAAGGAGGGCGAATCGGGTCGTAAGCGCCTAAATCAGATTACCCGCGTTTTAACAATCTTCATTACGGGCTTTCAGTCGTACGGATACATTCGTGGAACTATTCCTACTGAAGCGATTACATCCCCCGGATTGTTTTTCTATGTTTCCTCAATCGTTATCCTGATTGCCGGCACGATGTTCTGCATGTGGTTGGGTGAACGCATTACCGACAAAGGTATTGGCAACGGTATCTCTATGCTTATTATGATTGGTATTGTTTCCCGTTTCCCGGGAGCGATTATTGATGAGGCCGTGAATAACCGAGGCATGCAGGGAGCCTTGCTATTTATTATTGAATTGCTGGCATTGTTCTTTGTGGTGATGGGTGTAATCATGTTGACTCAGGCCACACGCAGGATTCCTATACAATACGCCAAACAAGTTATTGGCAACAAACTCTATGGCGGTAAGCGTGATTTCATTCCGTTGAAATTAAATTCTGCCGGTGTTATGCCCATCATTTTTGCCCAGGCGTTAATGTTTATCCCTGCATTATTAGCGGGTATTTGGAGGGACAGCGATATTGGGGCTTACATTGGCTCTACATTCTCTGACTTTACTTCATGGCAGTACAATTTACTGTTCGGCTCGTTAATCCTGATCTTTACATTCTTTTACACGGCAATCACGATTAACTCCAATGACATTGCCGATAACTTGAAACGTAACGGTGGTTTTGTGCCAGGTATTAAACCGGGCAAGCAAACTGCTGAATTTATCGATACAGTTTTATCAAGAATTACACTTCCGGGTGCATTGTTCCTGGTGATCGTTGCTATCCTTCCTGCTTTTGCAGTGCGGGCTGGTGTCGGTCAGAATTTCGCACAGTTTTATGGTGGCACATCATTGCTGATTATGGTAGGGGTTATCCTCGACACATTACAGCAGATTGAAAGTTACCTGTTGATGCGTCATTACGAAGGCATGATGAAATCAGGTCGTGTAAAAGGTCGTTCTCAATTTGCTGCGGCTTAG
- the rplO gene encoding 50S ribosomal protein L15: MKLHTLKPAEGSVKTNKRLGRGQGSGGTTAGRGHKGAKSRSGYSKKFGFEGGQMPLQRRVPKFGFKNNNKVYFKAVNLDVLETLSEKIKAADITIQTLIDNGIIGRTDKVKVLGRGELKSKVNVQAHAFSDTAVKAIEKVGGSATPVKQ, translated from the coding sequence ATGAAGTTACATACATTAAAACCTGCCGAAGGTTCGGTTAAAACGAATAAGCGCTTAGGACGCGGACAAGGTTCTGGTGGTACCACTGCTGGCCGCGGACACAAGGGTGCCAAATCCCGTTCAGGCTATTCTAAAAAGTTCGGTTTTGAAGGTGGACAGATGCCTTTGCAGCGCAGGGTGCCCAAGTTTGGCTTTAAGAACAATAACAAGGTATACTTCAAAGCAGTAAACCTTGATGTTCTTGAAACACTGTCTGAAAAAATCAAAGCCGCTGACATTACCATACAAACATTAATTGATAACGGTATTATCGGCAGAACAGACAAAGTAAAGGTTTTAGGAAGAGGAGAGTTGAAATCAAAAGTGAACGTACAGGCCCATGCTTTTTCCGATACTGCCGTAAAGGCAATTGAAAAAGTTGGAGGATCTGCAACCCCAGTAAAACAATAA
- the rpmD gene encoding 50S ribosomal protein L30, protein MAKVKITQARSDIKRPERQQRTLRALGLGKVNKSVEVELTPQIAGMISKVNHLITVTEL, encoded by the coding sequence ATGGCTAAGGTAAAGATTACACAAGCAAGAAGTGATATAAAACGACCTGAGCGCCAGCAGCGCACATTGCGTGCACTGGGTTTGGGAAAGGTTAACAAATCGGTTGAAGTGGAGTTGACTCCACAGATTGCCGGTATGATAAGCAAAGTCAACCATTTGATTACGGTAACAGAACTTTAA
- the rpsE gene encoding 30S ribosomal protein S5, with the protein MSVSNISTVKASEIDLKEKVVAIERVAKVVKGGRRFSFAAIVVVGDGNGVVGYGLGKANEVTDAITKGIDDAKKHLVKVPISKGTVPHEAIGKFGGGLVLLKPASPGTGVIAGGAMRAVLESAGIHNVLAKSKGSSNPHNVVKATFNALTNMRDAFTVAKNRGVSLSKVFNG; encoded by the coding sequence ATGTCAGTTAGCAACATCAGCACAGTAAAGGCGAGCGAAATTGATCTGAAAGAGAAAGTCGTTGCCATTGAGCGCGTAGCGAAAGTAGTGAAGGGTGGACGCAGGTTCAGCTTCGCAGCTATTGTAGTGGTTGGCGATGGCAACGGTGTGGTTGGGTACGGATTGGGTAAAGCCAATGAAGTAACCGATGCCATCACCAAAGGAATTGATGACGCCAAAAAGCATTTGGTGAAAGTTCCGATCTCAAAAGGAACTGTACCCCATGAAGCTATTGGTAAGTTTGGTGGAGGTCTTGTGCTGCTTAAGCCAGCTTCGCCTGGTACAGGTGTTATTGCCGGTGGTGCTATGCGTGCTGTGCTGGAAAGTGCAGGTATTCACAATGTATTGGCGAAATCGAAAGGATCATCTAACCCGCACAACGTGGTTAAGGCAACCTTTAATGCGCTTACAAACATGCGTGATGCATTTACGGTAGCAAAAAACAGAGGAGTATCATTGTCCAAGGTTTTTAACGGATAA
- the rplR gene encoding 50S ribosomal protein L18 translates to MAGKNRERRSRIKQGVRKKISGTTERPRLSVFRSNTGIYAQIIDDVKGVTLAAASVNDLGKKTGLTMENSRNVGKKIAERALASGISDIVFDRNGYLYHGNVKALAEGAREGGLKF, encoded by the coding sequence ATGGCAGGCAAGAACAGAGAAAGAAGATCAAGAATAAAGCAGGGTGTACGGAAGAAGATTTCCGGTACAACAGAAAGGCCCAGGCTATCTGTCTTCAGAAGCAACACGGGTATCTACGCCCAGATTATTGATGATGTAAAGGGTGTAACCCTTGCTGCAGCATCGGTGAACGATTTGGGTAAGAAAACCGGACTTACTATGGAGAACTCCAGGAATGTAGGGAAAAAGATTGCCGAAAGGGCTCTTGCTTCCGGCATCAGTGATATCGTGTTTGACCGAAACGGATACTTATATCATGGTAATGTAAAAGCCCTGGCCGAAGGTGCACGGGAAGGTGGTTTGAAATTCTAA
- the rplF gene encoding 50S ribosomal protein L6, with the protein MSRIGKLPIALPQGITVNFNKDNHTVSVKGPKGELTQVIDADFMIKQEDGQLIVERPTEQKRHKAMHGLYRALIANMIEGVKNGYKKQLELVGVGFKATAQSNVLELSLGYSHSIFLAIPNELKVQAVQEKGSNPTIILEGIDKQLIGQVAAKIKSLRKVEPYKGKGIRFTGEQVRRKAGKAAAK; encoded by the coding sequence ATGTCACGTATAGGAAAACTACCCATAGCATTACCCCAGGGAATTACCGTTAATTTTAACAAAGACAACCATACGGTTTCTGTAAAAGGCCCTAAAGGAGAACTGACCCAGGTCATTGATGCCGATTTTATGATCAAGCAAGAAGATGGTCAATTGATCGTTGAACGGCCTACCGAACAAAAGCGCCATAAAGCCATGCATGGTTTGTACCGTGCTTTAATTGCCAACATGATTGAGGGCGTTAAGAATGGTTACAAGAAGCAGCTTGAATTGGTTGGTGTGGGCTTCAAGGCCACGGCTCAGTCTAATGTACTTGAATTAAGTTTAGGGTACTCACACAGTATCTTCCTGGCAATACCCAACGAATTAAAAGTACAGGCCGTTCAGGAAAAAGGTAGCAACCCTACCATTATCCTCGAAGGAATTGACAAGCAGTTAATCGGACAGGTTGCTGCTAAAATCAAATCATTACGTAAAGTAGAGCCTTACAAAGGAAAAGGTATTCGCTTCACGGGTGAGCAGGTACGCAGAAAAGCTGGTAAAGCAGCTGCTAAATAA
- the rpsH gene encoding 30S ribosomal protein S8, with protein sequence MTDPISDYLTRLRNAIKANQKVVEIPASNLKREITKVLFDKGYILNYKFEDGPTPQGTIKIALKYNPETRESAITKLQRISTPGLRKYASTGALPRVMNGLGVAIISTSRGVVTDKEARKLNVGGEVLCYVY encoded by the coding sequence ATGACTGATCCTATTTCAGACTATTTGACAAGGTTGCGGAACGCAATCAAAGCCAACCAAAAGGTGGTGGAAATCCCTGCGTCCAACCTGAAAAGGGAAATAACCAAGGTGTTATTCGACAAAGGATACATTCTAAACTATAAGTTTGAGGATGGCCCCACCCCTCAGGGTACTATCAAGATTGCCTTGAAGTACAACCCCGAGACACGTGAGTCGGCAATCACCAAATTGCAACGGATAAGTACGCCCGGTTTGCGCAAGTATGCCAGCACCGGTGCACTGCCTCGCGTAATGAATGGACTTGGTGTTGCCATCATCTCAACATCGCGCGGTGTAGTTACCGATAAAGAAGCCCGCAAATTGAATGTGGGTGGTGAAGTATTGTGTTACGTGTATTAA
- the rpsN gene encoding 30S ribosomal protein S14 has translation MAKLSVIARQTKREKLVAVYAAKRKALKEAGDYVALDKLPRNASPVRLKNRCKLTGRPKGYVGKFGVCRNVLREMASEGKIPGLTKASW, from the coding sequence ATGGCTAAATTATCTGTAATTGCGAGGCAAACCAAAAGAGAGAAGCTTGTAGCGGTATATGCCGCCAAGCGCAAGGCCCTGAAAGAGGCTGGTGACTATGTTGCGTTGGACAAGCTCCCGCGCAATGCATCACCGGTGCGCCTGAAAAACAGGTGCAAGCTTACAGGCCGCCCGAAGGGCTATGTTGGGAAGTTTGGTGTATGCCGGAACGTCCTGCGCGAAATGGCTTCTGAGGGTAAAATCCCCGGTTTGACCAAAGCTAGCTGGTAA
- the rplE gene encoding 50S ribosomal protein L5 has protein sequence MATPRLKEKYVKEIVPALKEKFQYKSVMQVPKIEKISINKGMGIAVTDKKLIDVALEEITAITGQKAVSTISKKAISNFKLRENMPIGVKVTLRGDKMYEFLDRLMSIALPRVRDFRGISPKGFDGRGNYTLGVKEQIIFPEISIDKVNKISGMDITFVTTAQTDEESYELLKAFGMPFANKN, from the coding sequence ATGGCTACTCCAAGATTAAAAGAAAAGTACGTGAAGGAAATTGTACCGGCTTTGAAAGAGAAGTTCCAGTACAAGTCTGTTATGCAGGTTCCTAAAATCGAAAAGATCAGCATCAACAAGGGTATGGGCATTGCCGTAACTGACAAAAAGCTGATTGATGTTGCATTGGAAGAAATCACGGCCATCACTGGTCAAAAAGCAGTGTCCACCATATCCAAAAAGGCTATCTCCAACTTTAAGTTGCGTGAAAACATGCCAATTGGTGTAAAGGTTACCCTGCGCGGTGATAAGATGTACGAGTTTCTTGATCGTTTAATGAGCATTGCACTTCCTCGTGTACGTGACTTCCGTGGCATAAGCCCTAAAGGCTTTGATGGTCGTGGAAACTACACCTTAGGCGTAAAGGAACAAATCATTTTCCCTGAGATATCAATTGATAAGGTGAACAAGATCAGTGGTATGGATATTACGTTTGTCACCACGGCACAGACAGACGAGGAAAGTTATGAACTGCTAAAAGCATTCGGGATGCCGTTTGCTAATAAGAACTAA
- the rplX gene encoding 50S ribosomal protein L24, with product MERKFNKQPKLHIRKGDTVKVIAGDDKGKTGKVLEVQVMKNRAIVEGINIVTKHEKPSAGKPEGGIKKTEAALHISNLMLIDPASGNPTRVGRKLNDKGKLQRYSKKTGEFIK from the coding sequence ATGGAAAGAAAGTTTAACAAGCAGCCAAAACTTCACATTCGCAAGGGCGACACCGTGAAGGTTATTGCCGGGGACGATAAAGGCAAAACCGGAAAAGTATTGGAAGTTCAGGTAATGAAGAACCGGGCGATCGTTGAGGGGATCAATATTGTTACAAAGCATGAAAAGCCCTCCGCAGGTAAACCTGAGGGCGGAATCAAGAAAACCGAGGCAGCCTTGCACATCAGCAACTTAATGTTGATTGATCCGGCAAGTGGCAATCCAACCCGCGTTGGAAGAAAGCTTAACGACAAGGGTAAGTTGCAGCGCTATTCAAAGAAAACAGGAGAATTTATAAAATAA
- the rplN gene encoding 50S ribosomal protein L14 produces the protein MIQTESRLSVADNSGAKEVLCVHVLGGSSKRYATVGDKIVVTVKSAMPSSQVKKGTVSRAVVVRTTKEIRRKDGSYIRFEDNAAVLLNAQDEPRGTRIFGPVARELREKQFMKIVSLAPEVI, from the coding sequence ATGATACAAACCGAGTCAAGACTATCTGTTGCAGATAACAGCGGTGCTAAAGAAGTACTCTGCGTGCATGTGTTAGGCGGCAGCAGCAAGCGTTATGCAACCGTGGGCGACAAAATCGTGGTTACTGTAAAATCAGCCATGCCCTCAAGCCAGGTAAAAAAGGGTACTGTATCGCGCGCTGTAGTTGTTAGAACAACCAAAGAAATCAGGCGAAAGGACGGTTCTTACATTCGCTTTGAAGATAATGCAGCCGTTTTGTTGAACGCCCAGGATGAACCCCGCGGCACCCGTATTTTTGGACCGGTAGCCCGCGAGCTTCGTGAGAAGCAGTTTATGAAAATTGTGTCATTGGCACCTGAAGTGATTTAA
- the rpsQ gene encoding 30S ribosomal protein S17: protein MERNLRKERIGKVVSNKMVKSITVAVDRKVKHPIYGKFVHKTTKFMAHDEKNEAGIGDTVRIAETRPLSKLKRWRLVEIIEKAK from the coding sequence ATGGAAAGGAATCTAAGAAAAGAGCGTATTGGTAAAGTGGTGAGCAATAAAATGGTGAAGAGCATTACCGTTGCTGTGGATCGGAAAGTAAAACACCCGATCTATGGAAAGTTTGTTCATAAAACAACCAAGTTTATGGCGCATGACGAGAAAAACGAAGCAGGCATTGGCGATACCGTGCGTATTGCAGAAACCCGTCCGTTGAGCAAGTTAAAGCGTTGGAGATTAGTTGAGATCATCGAAAAAGCGAAGTAA
- the rpmC gene encoding 50S ribosomal protein L29, with protein MKSNEIKDLSVVELREKIGSEKEALRKMKFAHQVSAIENPMKIRETRKLIARLNTELRAKELQK; from the coding sequence ATGAAGAGCAACGAGATAAAAGATTTAAGCGTGGTGGAGCTGCGTGAAAAAATTGGCAGCGAAAAGGAAGCATTGCGCAAAATGAAATTCGCGCATCAGGTTTCAGCTATTGAAAACCCGATGAAGATAAGGGAAACAAGGAAACTCATAGCCCGGCTGAATACCGAACTACGAGCTAAAGAACTTCAAAAATAG
- the rplP gene encoding 50S ribosomal protein L16, with amino-acid sequence MLQPKRTKFRKMQKGRVKGMATRGHTIAFGSFGLKSLEGGWITSRQLEAARIAVTRFMKREGQVWIRIFPDKPITQKPAEVRMGKGKGAPEYWVAVIKPGTILFEAGGVNMATAKEALRLAEGKLPIKTKFTVRRDYVE; translated from the coding sequence ATGTTACAACCGAAACGTACGAAGTTTAGAAAAATGCAAAAGGGGCGCGTGAAGGGCATGGCCACACGCGGACATACCATCGCATTTGGATCCTTTGGCCTTAAAAGCCTGGAGGGTGGATGGATCACCTCTCGCCAACTGGAAGCTGCCCGTATTGCCGTTACGCGTTTTATGAAGCGCGAAGGCCAGGTTTGGATTCGCATTTTTCCGGATAAGCCCATTACACAAAAGCCTGCCGAAGTTCGTATGGGTAAAGGTAAAGGCGCACCCGAATACTGGGTAGCGGTTATCAAGCCAGGTACGATTCTTTTTGAAGCAGGCGGTGTAAACATGGCTACTGCGAAAGAGGCCTTGCGTTTGGCAGAAGGCAAGTTGCCCATCAAAACCAAGTTCACTGTTAGAAGGGATTACGTAGAATAG
- the rpsC gene encoding 30S ribosomal protein S3: protein MGQKINPVGFRLGIVRGWDSNWYGGNTFSDKLVEDQKIRKYINARIPKGGIAKIVIERTLKRITLTIHTARPGVVIGKGGTEVDKIKEELKQITGKDVQINIYEIKRPELDAKLVGESIAQQIEARISYKRAMKQAIASAIRVGAEGIKIKVSGRLAGADMARTEQYKEGRIPLHTLRADIDYAVSEAQTVYGKIGIKVWIFKGEVYGKRDLSPNVGIVSNAAGNQSTTGNERGGGDRGGRRRPNEGRGGNRGGRGGENRREKR, encoded by the coding sequence ATGGGACAGAAAATTAATCCTGTAGGATTTCGCTTAGGTATCGTTAGGGGTTGGGACTCGAACTGGTACGGTGGTAATACCTTCTCTGATAAATTGGTAGAAGACCAGAAGATCAGGAAGTACATAAATGCCCGTATTCCTAAAGGCGGCATCGCCAAAATAGTTATCGAACGCACATTAAAGCGCATCACGCTAACCATCCATACTGCACGCCCAGGTGTAGTTATCGGAAAAGGTGGTACTGAAGTAGATAAGATTAAGGAGGAGTTGAAGCAAATTACCGGTAAAGATGTTCAGATCAATATTTACGAAATCAAGCGTCCTGAATTGGATGCCAAGCTGGTAGGTGAATCAATCGCACAACAAATCGAAGCCCGTATCTCGTATAAGCGTGCCATGAAGCAAGCCATTGCTTCAGCCATAAGGGTTGGTGCCGAGGGTATAAAAATTAAAGTTTCAGGCCGTTTGGCAGGTGCCGATATGGCACGTACCGAACAGTACAAAGAAGGAAGAATTCCTTTGCACACGTTACGTGCAGATATTGACTACGCTGTTTCTGAAGCGCAAACTGTGTACGGAAAAATCGGTATCAAAGTTTGGATTTTTAAAGGTGAGGTCTATGGCAAGCGTGATTTGTCGCCTAACGTAGGTATTGTTAGCAACGCTGCCGGTAACCAAAGCACTACAGGTAATGAGCGTGGAGGTGGCGATCGCGGAGGAAGAAGAAGGCCCAACGAAGGCCGTGGCGGAAACCGCGGTGGACGCGGAGGAGAAAACCGTAGAGAGAAACGATAG
- the rplV gene encoding 50S ribosomal protein L22, which produces MEAVAKKTKKSVLKREKRDAKKEAAKTGPVVAKLKNVPTSPRKMRLVADLIRGERVSKALNILKYEPKVGSFKLEKLLLSAIANWENKNQETKLEEADLFVKDIWVDGGRILKRLRPAPQGRAHRVRKRSNHVTLVLDSLKNAEVVTTEKETKE; this is translated from the coding sequence ATGGAAGCTGTAGCGAAAAAGACTAAAAAGTCAGTTTTAAAAAGAGAGAAGCGCGATGCCAAAAAGGAAGCCGCTAAAACCGGCCCTGTGGTAGCCAAGCTAAAAAATGTGCCTACATCCCCGCGCAAAATGCGGCTTGTTGCCGATTTGATCCGTGGTGAACGTGTTAGCAAGGCTCTCAATATATTGAAATACGAGCCTAAAGTAGGTTCATTTAAACTGGAGAAACTTCTTCTTTCAGCTATTGCCAACTGGGAAAACAAAAACCAGGAAACAAAACTTGAAGAAGCTGATCTGTTTGTAAAAGATATTTGGGTTGACGGAGGCCGGATTTTAAAGAGGCTTCGTCCAGCCCCGCAAGGCAGGGCCCACCGGGTGCGCAAGCGTTCAAACCACGTAACCCTTGTGTTGGACAGTTTAAAAAATGCTGAAGTAGTAACAACTGAAAAAGAAACAAAGGAATAA
- the rpsS gene encoding 30S ribosomal protein S19 yields MGRSIKKGPYCDFRLLKKVEATEKSGKKSVIKTWSRRSTITPEMIGHTFAVHNGNKFIPVYVTENMVGHKLGEFAPTRTFKGHSGNRKEA; encoded by the coding sequence ATGGGACGCTCGATTAAAAAAGGACCGTATTGCGATTTCCGTCTGCTCAAGAAGGTGGAAGCAACCGAAAAGTCTGGTAAGAAATCCGTGATCAAAACATGGTCGCGCAGGTCAACAATAACCCCAGAAATGATCGGCCATACGTTTGCGGTTCACAATGGAAATAAGTTTATACCGGTTTACGTAACCGAAAATATGGTAGGCCATAAACTTGGTGAATTTGCACCAACGCGCACATTTAAAGGTCACTCCGGTAATAGAAAAGAAGCTTAG